The sequence below is a genomic window from Bacillus sp. S3.
TAATTTCCTGAAAATCGTTAAACCAATGTAAAGGGAAACATCCCTTTAACTTAGTTAAAGCTACATCATCATAAAAATAGCAATGAGTTTTTAGAGGAAAGATATAATAGCCCTTAAGAGCAACTTCAGAATAACCAGGTTTGCGCCAAATCAGTCTGGCTCGATATGTTTTATCTCTCCTTAAGGTTATCTTTCTCACAGCTGGTTCATGGACTTCCATTATATCTCCCTCCCTATTTAGATTAGATTTGCTTCCTCTGCATAATGTATATACTCTTCAATAAGATTATCTATTTCTACCTTAGTTGGATTTTGAAGAACAGTCTTTATGTAGGAATGCTTTAATACAAGAACCCCATCACCGTGTAGTAGTTCTATTTCTACAGTTGAACCCCTTGAACTTTTTAACCGTCTTATTTCGATACGTGTGGAGGCCTTAAGTTTAGTCAAATAATAAGTTGTAATTCGGATTTCATATGATCCCTTCCGAACCCTTTTATCATCTGTATTAAAATTTTCTTTCATTGGCTAGTCCTTTCTTTAAGTGGTGAAAGATTTCTAGCTGTTAGCTGTATCTATAGACTATTATAATCAAATGATTTCTACTTAAATAGTTACAAAAATGTAAAGAGAAACCACATCTTCATATATAAATCTGTGGCTTGTACTAAATTCAGAAGAAAATTAATGTTTTACCAAGTATTTATCGGCATCTATGTAAGAATCGAATAATTTATTTTGATGATTAAGTTCTAGGGAATAAAATTCACCAGTGGCTTCGTGCCCTACAATTATCGCTTTTTTCTTTTCCATTCCTAACTTCATTAATAACTACTGGTATTATTTTTCCAGCGTTAACAAAGTAAGCTGTTTTACCAGTTAACCAACCAAGTGTTTTTTCCCAATCTTGTCGGCCTGTGATTAATTTTTCAATCTTAGTCCGTTTCGATACCGATTCGAGAGCTGCCTTTGTACACCCCTGCAATTGCCCATTCTCCAACACTACTTTTATCGGATATTTTTGGCTAGGCTTAACCTCATAAATAATTCCGATAGTTCCGCTATCCTTCATTTTGACAGGACGCCCTGGAATAACATCAGCATCTGAAAT
It includes:
- a CDS encoding sugar ABC transporter, which translates into the protein MEVHEPAVRKITLRRDKTYRARLIWRKPGYSEVALKGYYIFPLKTHCYFYDDVALTKLKGCFPLHWFNDFQEISNIIEETSLEDSLNLQPEGKNCSSLELGVDTGFQQLTLF